One Pseudomonas brassicacearum genomic region harbors:
- a CDS encoding ATP-binding protein, producing MFKVRRKAWALFLAYFIGASGYIYYLYVETQGVLTDNINSKLLHAALGASAILGDRYHDHLIDKQSKSPAQDWDAIQRLSNFNESMGTAFVYSVVKRDGKAYLISSSASKEEIEAKNYVRFFDPYPDASQALLDSFERTEPTWIDYSDHWGDFRAVFVPLKSQDGTVYVVGAEITLADYYHQLNQDSLYHIILAILVFLAFIVFRMRAHLQQLQVNEKILNQAKNAAEDADRSKTRFLATMSHEIRTPMYGVIGATELLARSALDPEQRGLLNTIHSSGRTLLSLIDNILDLAKIEAGKLELKPCVFEVRALVSSCIEVIRQSIQDKPIVLEAQFSPDVPPLIKSDIDCLRQILINLLGNAVKFTEAGKVSLMVTTSGYGPQARLDFSIRDTGIGIPVERQDSLFKPFAQFKEPASQRFTGSGLGLSICKTLVEAQHGTLTFTSQPGVGSTFSFSLPMALFSTKEIPTGDDPAAVGFDSSFAADYPLDILLVENHSLSQKVAMAMLQELGYEPYLASDGLEAVNRCMTATPEVIFMDINMPVMDGLVAVGKIRELPRGDTCYIVAFTASAFSSELERFRAAGADDILTKPANLQALTRVLQRAASYRQQRQASTSVVDAI from the coding sequence ATGTTCAAAGTCAGACGGAAAGCATGGGCTTTATTCTTGGCTTATTTCATTGGGGCCAGCGGCTATATCTATTACTTGTATGTCGAGACTCAGGGCGTTCTCACTGACAACATTAATAGCAAGTTGCTGCATGCCGCGTTGGGCGCTTCGGCCATTCTCGGTGACCGTTACCATGACCATCTGATCGACAAGCAATCCAAATCGCCAGCGCAAGACTGGGATGCCATTCAGCGGCTCTCCAACTTTAATGAGTCAATGGGCACGGCTTTTGTCTACAGCGTGGTCAAACGCGATGGAAAGGCTTATCTGATCAGTTCCAGCGCCTCAAAAGAAGAAATTGAAGCGAAGAATTACGTGCGTTTTTTTGATCCTTATCCAGATGCCAGTCAGGCTTTACTTGATAGTTTTGAACGCACCGAGCCAACCTGGATAGACTACTCGGATCATTGGGGCGACTTTCGCGCCGTCTTCGTTCCGTTAAAATCCCAAGACGGTACGGTATATGTCGTCGGCGCGGAAATTACGTTGGCGGACTACTACCACCAACTTAATCAGGATTCCCTGTATCACATTATTCTGGCCATCCTGGTGTTTCTCGCCTTCATTGTTTTTCGTATGCGCGCTCATCTTCAGCAATTGCAAGTAAACGAAAAAATATTGAATCAGGCAAAAAATGCCGCCGAGGATGCGGATCGCTCGAAAACCCGATTCCTGGCGACCATGAGTCATGAAATCCGCACGCCCATGTACGGTGTCATTGGTGCCACCGAGTTGCTGGCCCGGTCTGCCTTGGACCCCGAGCAACGCGGTCTTCTAAATACAATTCATAGCAGCGGTCGGACGCTGCTCTCACTGATTGATAACATTCTTGATCTTGCCAAAATCGAAGCAGGCAAACTTGAATTGAAACCGTGTGTTTTCGAAGTGAGGGCACTGGTTTCATCCTGTATTGAAGTGATCCGGCAAAGTATTCAGGACAAACCCATCGTACTTGAGGCCCAGTTCTCCCCGGACGTACCGCCCTTGATCAAAAGCGATATCGATTGCCTTCGCCAGATATTGATCAACTTGTTGGGTAATGCCGTCAAATTTACCGAAGCCGGGAAAGTATCACTCATGGTCACCACCAGCGGTTACGGCCCTCAAGCCCGGCTCGACTTCTCCATACGCGATACCGGCATAGGCATCCCGGTAGAACGGCAAGACAGCCTGTTCAAGCCCTTTGCTCAGTTTAAAGAGCCGGCCAGCCAGCGCTTTACCGGAAGTGGGCTGGGTCTTTCAATCTGTAAGACGCTGGTCGAGGCGCAACACGGGACTTTAACCTTCACCAGCCAGCCTGGTGTCGGATCGACGTTTTCTTTCTCACTTCCCATGGCGCTTTTTTCAACCAAGGAAATACCCACAGGAGACGATCCAGCAGCGGTGGGTTTCGACTCGTCTTTTGCTGCGGATTACCCGCTCGATATCCTGCTGGTGGAGAACCATTCCCTGAGCCAGAAAGTGGCCATGGCGATGCTGCAAGAGTTGGGTTATGAACCCTACCTTGCGTCAGATGGACTGGAGGCGGTCAACCGGTGCATGACTGCGACTCCGGAGGTCATTTTCATGGACATCAACATGCCTGTCATGGATGGGCTGGTGGCCGTGGGTAAAATCCGCGAACTCCCACGGGGCGATACGTGCTACATCGTCGCTTTCACCGCGAGTGCTTTCTCGAGCGAGCTGGAGCGTTTCAGGGCTGCTGGGGCCGATGACATTTTAACCAAGCCGGCGAACCTCCAGGCGTTGACCCGAGTGCTTCAGCGTGCCGCCAGCTACCGGCAGCAGCGCCAGGCCAGCACTTCGGTCGTGGATGCCATTTGA
- a CDS encoding carboxylate/amino acid/amine transporter → MGYLLFVTLIQAFSFSLIGEYLAGHVDSYFAVLVRVLLAGLVFIPLTRWRQVEPSFMRGMLLIGALQFGVTYVCLYLSFRVLTVPEVLLFTILTPLHVTLIEDALNRRFNPWALIAALVAVAGAAVIRYDRINPDFFMGFLLLQLANFTYAAGQVLYKHLVARHPSDLPHYRRFGYFYLGALMVALPAFLLFGKTNFWPEAPLQWGVLVFLGLVSTALGLYWWNKGACLVNGGTLAVMNNLHVPVGLLVNLLIWNQHEALGRLLLGGSVILAAVWISRLGIRQLPSH, encoded by the coding sequence ATGGGCTATCTACTTTTTGTGACGCTGATCCAGGCGTTTTCCTTCAGCCTGATCGGCGAGTACCTGGCCGGGCATGTGGACAGTTACTTCGCGGTGCTGGTGCGGGTCTTGCTGGCGGGGCTGGTGTTCATTCCCCTGACGCGCTGGCGCCAGGTGGAGCCGTCGTTCATGCGCGGCATGCTGTTGATCGGCGCGTTGCAGTTCGGCGTGACCTACGTGTGCCTGTACCTGAGCTTTCGAGTACTGACGGTGCCCGAGGTGTTGCTCTTCACCATCCTGACGCCACTGCACGTGACCTTGATCGAGGATGCGTTGAACCGTCGCTTCAATCCCTGGGCCCTGATCGCGGCGCTGGTGGCCGTGGCGGGCGCGGCGGTGATTCGCTACGACCGGATCAATCCGGATTTCTTCATGGGTTTCTTGCTGCTGCAACTGGCCAACTTCACCTATGCGGCCGGGCAGGTGCTGTACAAGCATTTGGTCGCCCGCCATCCGAGCGATCTGCCGCACTACCGGCGTTTCGGTTATTTCTATCTCGGTGCGCTGATGGTGGCGCTGCCGGCCTTCCTGCTGTTCGGCAAGACAAACTTCTGGCCCGAAGCGCCACTGCAATGGGGCGTGTTGGTGTTCCTTGGCCTGGTTTCCACGGCGTTGGGATTGTATTGGTGGAACAAAGGCGCATGCCTGGTCAATGGCGGGACGCTGGCGGTGATGAACAACCTGCACGTGCCGGTGGGGCTGCTGGTGAACCTGCTGATCTGGAACCAGCATGAGGCGCTGGGGCGGCTGCTGCTGGGCGGGTCAGTGATACTGGCGGCGGTGTGGATCAGTCGGTTGGGGATACGCCAGCTTCCTTCACACTAA
- a CDS encoding mechanosensitive ion channel family protein, giving the protein MDIKQLWVNLQDLWGALDQHPLLHSSLALMLLLVIALVLGRVARYLILHAAKLLGRQPSLHWINDLRQNKVFHRLAQMTPSLIIQFGLHLVPELSKTSLIFLGNVALAFTILFMVLSLSALLSALLDVYARTEHARTRSIKGYVQLTKMVLYVFGAIIIVATLIDRSPLLLLSGLGAMSAVILLVYKDTLLSFVASVQLTSNDMLRVGDWIEMPQVGADGDVVDITLHTVKVQNFDKTIVSIPTWRLMSESFKNWRGMQQSGGRRIKRSLFIDASGVRFLHDEEEQRMTQVHLLTDYIGRKQTELKAWNEAQGNVAAMSANRRRMTNLGTFRAYALAYLKSHPEIQPNMTCMVRQLQTTAQGIPLEIYCFTRTTAWTDYERIQGDIFDYLLAVMPEFGLNLYQQPSGTDLRSGLLPAVLGAGSISEPQKQVI; this is encoded by the coding sequence ATGGACATCAAACAACTCTGGGTCAACCTCCAAGACCTCTGGGGTGCCCTTGACCAGCACCCGCTCCTGCATTCCAGCCTGGCCCTGATGTTGCTGCTGGTCATTGCCCTGGTGCTCGGGCGCGTGGCGCGCTACCTGATTCTGCATGCAGCCAAATTGCTGGGCCGCCAACCGTCCCTGCATTGGATCAACGACCTGCGCCAGAACAAGGTCTTCCATCGCCTGGCCCAGATGACGCCGTCGCTGATCATCCAGTTCGGCCTGCACCTGGTGCCGGAATTGAGCAAGACCAGCCTGATTTTCCTCGGCAATGTCGCCCTGGCCTTCACCATCCTGTTCATGGTGCTGAGCCTCAGTGCCCTGCTCAGCGCCCTGTTGGATGTCTACGCGCGCACCGAGCATGCGCGAACCCGCTCGATCAAAGGCTACGTGCAGCTGACGAAGATGGTGTTGTATGTATTCGGCGCGATCATCATCGTCGCCACCCTGATCGACCGGTCGCCGCTGTTACTGCTGTCGGGCCTGGGGGCGATGTCGGCGGTGATCCTGTTGGTCTACAAGGACACCCTGCTGTCGTTCGTCGCCAGCGTGCAACTGACCAGCAACGACATGTTGCGGGTCGGCGACTGGATCGAGATGCCCCAGGTCGGCGCTGACGGTGATGTGGTGGACATCACGCTGCACACGGTCAAGGTGCAGAATTTCGACAAGACCATCGTCTCGATCCCGACCTGGCGCCTGATGTCCGAATCGTTCAAGAACTGGCGCGGCATGCAGCAGTCTGGCGGGCGGCGGATCAAGCGCAGCCTGTTCATCGACGCCAGCGGCGTGCGTTTTCTGCATGACGAGGAAGAACAGCGCATGACCCAGGTGCATCTGCTGACCGACTACATCGGTCGCAAGCAGACCGAACTCAAGGCCTGGAACGAAGCCCAGGGCAACGTCGCGGCGATGTCGGCCAACCGTCGACGCATGACCAACCTGGGGACCTTCCGCGCTTATGCCCTGGCGTATCTGAAAAGTCACCCGGAGATCCAGCCGAACATGACCTGCATGGTCCGCCAGTTGCAGACCACGGCCCAGGGCATCCCGCTGGAAATCTACTGCTTCACCCGCACCACCGCGTGGACCGACTACGAGCGCATCCAGGGGGATATTTTCGATTACCTGCTGGCGGTGATGCCGGAGTTCGGATTGAACCTGTATCAGCAGCCCAGCGGCACGGACTTGCGTTCAGGGTTGCTGCCGGCGGTGCTGGGGGCGGGTTCCATTTCAGAGCCGCAGAAGCAGGTGATCTGA
- a CDS encoding DEAD/DEAH box helicase, giving the protein MFSQFALHERLLKAVAELKFVEPTPVQAAAIPLALQGRDLRVTAQTGSGKTAAFVLPILNRLIGPAKVRVSIKTLILLPTRELAQQTLKEVERFSQFTFIKSGLITGGEDFKVQAAMLRKVPDILIGTPGRMIEQLNAGNLDLKEVEVLVLDEADRMLDMGFAEDVQRLVDECVNRQQTMLFSATTGGSGLREMIAKVLNNPEHLQLNAVSQLNSTTRQQIITADHNQHKEQIVNWLLANETYQKAIVFTNTRAMADRIYGRLVAQEYKAFVLHGDKDQKDRKLAIDRLKQGGVKILVATDVAARGLDVDGLDMVINFDMPRSGDEYVHRIGRTGRAGNDGLAISLICHGDWNLMSSIERYLKQSFERRTIKEVKGTYGGPKKVKASGKAVGVKKKKVDAKGDKKKTGAKAPTKRKIANRPKTDALSLVSKDGMAPLKRRKPEAPAAE; this is encoded by the coding sequence GTGTTTTCCCAATTCGCCCTGCACGAACGCCTGCTCAAAGCCGTGGCCGAGCTTAAATTTGTCGAGCCAACGCCGGTGCAGGCAGCGGCTATTCCGCTCGCGCTCCAGGGGCGTGACCTGCGGGTGACGGCACAGACCGGCAGCGGCAAGACCGCCGCGTTCGTGCTGCCGATCCTCAACCGCCTGATCGGCCCGGCCAAGGTTCGCGTCAGCATCAAGACCCTGATCCTGCTGCCGACCCGTGAACTGGCCCAGCAGACCTTGAAGGAAGTGGAGCGCTTCTCGCAGTTCACCTTCATCAAGTCCGGCCTGATCACCGGCGGCGAAGACTTCAAGGTCCAGGCCGCCATGCTGCGCAAGGTGCCGGACATCCTGATCGGCACGCCGGGGCGGATGATCGAGCAACTGAACGCCGGCAACCTTGACCTGAAAGAAGTTGAAGTACTGGTGCTGGACGAAGCCGACCGCATGCTGGACATGGGCTTTGCCGAAGACGTGCAGCGCCTGGTGGACGAATGCGTCAACCGCCAGCAGACCATGCTGTTCTCCGCCACCACTGGCGGTTCAGGCCTGCGGGAGATGATCGCCAAGGTGCTGAACAACCCTGAGCACTTGCAGCTCAACGCGGTCAGCCAGCTGAACTCCACCACCCGTCAGCAGATCATCACCGCCGACCACAACCAGCACAAAGAACAGATCGTGAACTGGCTGCTGGCCAACGAGACCTACCAGAAAGCCATCGTCTTCACCAACACCCGGGCCATGGCCGACCGCATCTACGGCCGCCTCGTCGCCCAGGAATACAAGGCGTTCGTGCTGCACGGCGATAAAGACCAGAAAGACCGCAAACTGGCCATCGACCGCCTCAAGCAAGGTGGTGTGAAAATCCTCGTCGCCACCGACGTCGCTGCCCGTGGCCTGGATGTGGACGGCCTGGACATGGTCATCAACTTCGACATGCCCCGCAGCGGCGACGAATACGTGCACCGCATCGGTCGTACCGGTCGTGCCGGCAATGACGGCCTGGCGATCTCGCTGATCTGCCACGGTGACTGGAACCTGATGTCGAGCATCGAGCGCTACCTCAAGCAAAGCTTCGAGCGTCGTACCATCAAGGAAGTCAAAGGCACCTACGGCGGACCGAAAAAGGTCAAGGCTTCGGGCAAGGCCGTTGGCGTGAAGAAGAAAAAAGTCGACGCCAAGGGCGATAAAAAGAAAACCGGTGCCAAGGCACCCACCAAGCGCAAAATCGCCAACCGCCCGAAGACCGACGCCCTGTCGCTGGTCAGCAAGGATGGCATGGCCCCGCTCAAGCGCCGCAAGCCAGAAGCGCCAGCGGCTGAGTGA